A genomic region of Streptomyces sp. NBC_00247 contains the following coding sequences:
- a CDS encoding peptidase — protein MPPGPPARLRPLARLRPAARLRDGRALTSLGLAAGIAVPAALFGGPPTSVTEPFAASVVADQQPACGDRGARDFPIGTRIHGGPDTYASGGGYGIWYLDLVNTTSESCRALHPVLVLTDQDRQLTSDQIQLAYAERPGTEPGAGTEHRVGWETTDRNEQIGVFGSGEAGDDFEGFTVPAGRTVTVRVRMAFTSDTRPGNVVANAAIVQRRPAAPPSDAVADGSVVAPDGEWVGESEDYPFSIVEGDIEGGADLVFPDEPGTGDLLTGAEATDGSGTGEDGGTTGTDSADGTGTDADTGGDSADGTGTDADGGTGTAPGADGRTAPGGTRTPGVDPRTTTGTGTPPRTGTAPTTGPHPSLAPTVPPGGVEVPRDAAGNPLPELARTGRPGRATALRTGAVAAALLLGGTAALLLARRMRRGRG, from the coding sequence ATGCCCCCCGGACCTCCCGCACGACTGCGGCCTCTTGCACGACTGCGACCTGCCGCGCGGCTGCGCGACGGACGGGCGCTCACCTCGCTCGGCCTGGCCGCCGGGATCGCCGTACCGGCCGCGCTGTTCGGCGGGCCGCCGACCTCGGTGACGGAACCCTTCGCCGCCTCGGTCGTCGCGGACCAGCAGCCCGCCTGCGGTGACCGGGGCGCCAGGGACTTTCCCATCGGCACCCGTATCCACGGCGGCCCGGACACCTACGCGTCCGGCGGCGGATACGGAATCTGGTACCTGGACCTCGTCAACACCACCTCGGAGTCCTGCCGCGCCCTGCACCCCGTACTCGTCCTGACCGACCAGGACCGGCAGCTGACGTCGGACCAGATCCAGCTCGCGTACGCGGAACGGCCAGGTACGGAGCCGGGCGCCGGGACCGAGCACCGGGTCGGCTGGGAGACCACCGACCGGAACGAACAGATCGGGGTCTTCGGCAGCGGCGAGGCCGGCGACGACTTCGAGGGCTTCACCGTCCCCGCCGGACGCACGGTCACCGTCCGCGTCCGGATGGCCTTCACCTCCGACACCCGGCCCGGGAACGTCGTGGCCAACGCCGCCATCGTGCAGCGCCGCCCGGCCGCGCCCCCCTCGGACGCGGTGGCGGACGGGTCCGTCGTGGCCCCGGACGGGGAGTGGGTCGGCGAGTCGGAGGACTACCCGTTCTCCATCGTCGAGGGGGACATCGAGGGTGGCGCCGACCTGGTGTTCCCCGACGAACCGGGGACCGGGGACCTCCTCACCGGGGCGGAGGCGACCGACGGGTCCGGTACGGGAGAGGACGGGGGGACCACCGGAACGGACTCCGCGGACGGGACCGGCACCGACGCGGACACCGGAGGGGACTCCGCGGACGGGACCGGCACCGACGCGGACGGCGGCACGGGTACGGCGCCCGGCGCGGACGGAAGGACCGCCCCGGGCGGAACGAGGACCCCGGGCGTCGATCCCCGCACGACCACCGGCACCGGCACCCCGCCCCGCACCGGCACCGCTCCTACCACCGGCCCGCACCCGTCCCTCGCGCCCACCGTGCCCCCGGGCGGCGTCGAGGTGCCGCGCGACGCCGCCGGCAACCCACTGCCCGAGCTCGCCCGGACCGGGCGCCCGGGGCGCGCGACGGCCCTGCGTACCGGCGCGGTGGCCGCCGCGCTGCTGCTCGGCGGCACCGCCGCACTGCTCCTGGCCCGCCGCATGAGGCGGGGCCGGGGCTGA
- a CDS encoding HAD-IIA family hydrolase, giving the protein MDGVLIHEGTPIPGADAFIKRLRESGKPFLVLTNNSIYTARDLHARLSRMGLDVPVENIWTSALATAQFLDDQRPGGTAYVIGEAGLTTALHDIGYVLTDHAPDYVVLGETRTYSFEALTKAIRLINAGARFICTNPDETGPSAEGPLPATGSVAALITKATGKEPYFAGKPNPLMMRTGLNAIGAHSETSAMIGDRMDTDVLAGLEAGMETFLVLTGLTTTADIDRYPFRPSNVVDSIADLVNLV; this is encoded by the coding sequence ATGGACGGGGTCCTCATCCACGAGGGCACCCCCATTCCCGGCGCGGACGCGTTCATCAAGCGGCTGCGGGAGTCGGGGAAGCCCTTCCTGGTCCTCACCAACAACTCCATCTACACCGCCCGCGACCTCCACGCCCGGCTCAGCCGCATGGGCCTGGACGTCCCGGTCGAGAACATCTGGACGTCCGCGCTCGCGACCGCCCAGTTCCTGGACGACCAGCGCCCCGGCGGCACGGCGTACGTCATCGGCGAGGCCGGTCTCACCACCGCGCTGCACGACATCGGGTACGTCCTCACCGACCACGCCCCCGACTACGTGGTGCTCGGTGAGACCCGTACGTACAGCTTCGAGGCGCTGACCAAGGCGATCCGGCTGATCAACGCGGGCGCCCGGTTCATCTGCACCAACCCGGACGAGACCGGCCCCTCCGCCGAGGGCCCGCTGCCCGCCACCGGTTCCGTAGCGGCCCTGATCACCAAGGCCACCGGCAAGGAGCCGTACTTCGCCGGCAAGCCCAACCCGCTGATGATGCGGACCGGGCTCAACGCCATCGGCGCCCACTCCGAGACCAGCGCCATGATCGGCGACCGGATGGACACCGACGTGCTGGCCGGTCTGGAGGCCGGGATGGAGACGTTCCTGGTGCTCACGGGGCTCACCACCACCGCCGACATCGACCGCTATCCCTTCCGCCCGTCCAACGTGGTCGACTCCATCGCGGACCTCGTCAACCTGGTCTGA